TTCTGAGCTCCGCATACCCCATTTTTTCGGCTTCGATTTGGACTACACTGAAATCTGATGGCTGCTCCGGAAGGTCTATTACTTTCGTTGAAACATATTCAAGAGATGGGAATTCTTCTGCAGTAAAATGAGTGATTAAAAGGTTGTAAAAGACCCATTGACCATCTTTCCACTCGGCTTTTTCGGCATCGATACGCATCTTCATAGTGAAGTTTTTGTCTAAGTAATTTATTGTAATTCCTTGCAGTGTGTTCGTTTTTGGATCGAACATCTTGAAATTGTAAATACCGCTTTTCCCCCTGTACCAGAGCTGGTTCTGTTTGAAAGTTCCCGCAGGCTCCCTTTTTTGTACCTCTACTAACTTGATATGGTCTGCCTTTTGATTACTTAAAGGTGTAATGAATTCAGAGATGAGAAAGGCGAAGATACAGATTGCGGCAGTTGTAATGATCACGGGCAATGACGTTCTGTAGAGACTGATCCCGTTTGCCTTCATGGCAACGATTTCGCAGTTTTTCGAGAGGGAGCTAAAGGTTATAAGAGAAGCGAGCAATACAGAAACCGGAATAGCCTGTGAAATCATCATCGGGATCCTGAAAAAGAAGTAATATACCATCTGTTGCGGGGAGGCATTATTACTCAGGAACATCCTGATGCGTTCAAAAAAATCAACGATAAGAAAAAGCGAAATGAACAATGCAAGGATGAAAACGCATAACCTGCAGAATTCTTTAGTTATATAACGATCCAATATGGTCATGATTCAATGACCTTTACCTTTAACGAGTATCCTTTTTACATTATTCCAAAATGACTGGATATTGACTGGCCTGTCTTTTCCGGCCATTATCAGAAGATAGATTCCAATCGAGCCAAGAATAATATTCGGAGCCCACGTTCCAATAAAAGGCGAAAGCCTGCCGGTTTCTACGAGGGCATCGCCGCCAAGGCGGAGGATGTAATAAATAAAG
This is a stretch of genomic DNA from Deltaproteobacteria bacterium. It encodes these proteins:
- the lptG gene encoding LPS export ABC transporter permease LptG, encoding MTILDRYITKEFCRLCVFILALFISLFLIVDFFERIRMFLSNNASPQQMVYYFFFRIPMMISQAIPVSVLLASLITFSSLSKNCEIVAMKANGISLYRTSLPVIITTAAICIFAFLISEFITPLSNQKADHIKLVEVQKREPAGTFKQNQLWYRGKSGIYNFKMFDPKTNTLQGITINYLDKNFTMKMRIDAEKAEWKDGQWVFYNLLITHFTAEEFPSLEYVSTKVIDLPEQPSDFSVVQIEAEKMGYAELRKYIRKIQSEGYDATRYLVDMHGKIAFTFVSVILVTIGISFSLMKTERSGGVMQSIGVGIIIGFSYWIVHAFALSLGRSGTIPPILSAWFANIIWGIASAIMFLRVKT